A single window of Engraulis encrasicolus isolate BLACKSEA-1 chromosome 20, IST_EnEncr_1.0, whole genome shotgun sequence DNA harbors:
- the cart4 gene encoding cocaine- and amphetamine-regulated transcript 4: MDSARVVMFISVCLSVLGTVCRGELSSPESRVSGQEEQFQMGFVARDLAEALEGLLEGDQDNHILEKKASIIPRCDVGERCAMKHGPRIGRLCDCMRGTACNTFFLRCY, encoded by the exons ATGGACAGCGCCCGGGTGGTCATGTTCATCAGCGTGTGCCTGAGCGTGCTCGGCACGGTGTGCAGGGGAGAGCTGTCGTCACCTGAGAGCCGCGTCTCGGGACAGGAGGAGCAGTTCCAGATGGGCTTCGTCGCCAGGGATCTG GCTGAAGCTCTTGAAGGACTTTTGGAAGGAGATCAAGACAATCATATATTGGAGAAGAAAGCCAGCATTATCCCACGG TGTGATGTCGGGGAGCGCTGCGCCATGAAGCACGGGCCGCGTATTGGACGCCTGTGCGACTGCATGAGGGGCACCGCGTGCAACACATTCTTCCTGCGATGCTACTGA